Genomic window (Pseudomonas xantholysinigenes):
GTCATCGAGAATGACGGTCATGGCATCCCTTGCTGTCGGTGTAGTGGCCTCAACGTTACCTGTCGCCTGTTTGAAAAACTGTAAGGCTTTGTGTGGTGAGCTTGCGCCGCGACCTGGTTTGACGCAAACGGACAAGCCGAACGCGACATCTGCCGCGATCAGGCATGGGGTGTCGTGATCGCGCACCTACGGGACGTTCTCGAACAATTTTCCCACCGCCCAGGGGGCTTAAATGAACCCCGAGTCCGCCGGTGCGTTGCTCTGTGAAAGCGTGAACAAGGTCAACAACAGCGCGTGAGCGACGTGTCATTGTTATTGTTTTTCAAGGAGATGCTGTTTCGCCTGCGCCTGCCCATCCCGTCCTTGTGTCCGCAAAAAGAGAACAATATCAATGAACACCGTGGGAACTGATGGCAACCTTGCACAAGGTTTCAAGCCACGTCATGTAACGATGCTGTCGATCGCCGGCATCATCGGCGCCGGCCTTTTCGTCGGCTCTGGCCACGCCATCGCGGCGGCCGGCCCCGCCACCATTCTTTCCTATTTCGTGGCCGGCACCCTGGTGGTGCTGGTGATGCGCATGCTCGGCGAAATGGCCGTGGCCCACCCCGACACTGGCTCGTTTTCCACCTACGCCGACCAGGCCATCGGCCGCTGGGCCGGCTACACCATCGGCTGGCTGTACTGGTGGTTCTGGGTGCTGGTGATCCCCATCGAGGCGTTGGCCGCCGGGCATGTGCTCAACGCCTGGTTCCCCCAGGTGGACAGCTGGATCTTCGCCCTGGGCTCGGTGCTGTTGCTGGCCTGCACCAACCTGTTCAGCGTGGCCAAGTACGGCGAGTTCGAGTTCTGGTTCGCCATTCTCAAGGTCACCGCGATCCTCGGTTTCATCGGCCTGGGCTTCGCCGCGCTGTTGGGTTGGCTGCCCACGCGCGAGGTCAGCGGCCTGAGCACCCTGATGGACGAGCACGGCGGCTTCGCGCCCAAGGGCTGGTCGGCGGTGGTGGGGGCGTTTATCACCGTGATGTTCAGCTTCATCGGCACCGAGGCGGTGACCATCGCCGCCTCCGAATCCAGCGACCCGGCACGCAACATCGCCAAGGCCACCCGCTCGGTGATCTGGCGCATCAGTACCTTCTATATCCTGTCGATCTTCGTGATCATCTCGGTGGTGCCGTGGAACGACCCGCAGTTGGCCGTGGTGGGCTCGTACCAGCGGGCGCTGGAAATCATGAACATCCCCAATGCCGCGCTGATGGTCGACTTCGTGGTGCTGATCGCGGTGACCAGCTGCATGAACTCGTCGATCTACATCGCCTCGCGGATGATGTACTCGCTGGCCAAGCGCGGCGATGCCCCGGCGATGCTCAAGGAAACCTCCAAGGTAGGCGTGCCGCGCGCGGCGGTGTTCGGCAGCACGCTGATCGGTGCGGCCATCGCCATCCTCAACTACTTCGCGCCCAAGGGGGTGTTCGAGTTCCTGCTGGCCAGTTCCGGCGCCATCGCCCTGCTGGTGTACCTGGTGATCGCCATCTCGCAACTGCGCATGCGTGGACGGCTGGAGCGCGAGAACACCAACCTGAAGTTTCGCATGTGGTTGTTCCCGTACCTGACCTGGGCGGTGATCCTGTTCATCAGCGGCGCCCTGGCCGTGATGATGTTCACCGAAGAGCACCGGGCCGAGGTGACCGCGACCCTGAGCCTGGCGATCGTGATTTCGTTCCTCGGTATCGTGACCACGCGCGGGCATGCGCGGGCGGTGGGCGCGCGGTCGATGGGCTGATGGCGTTGACCCAGCCGGGGTTGAGAGGTTTT
Coding sequences:
- the gabP gene encoding GABA permease: MNTVGTDGNLAQGFKPRHVTMLSIAGIIGAGLFVGSGHAIAAAGPATILSYFVAGTLVVLVMRMLGEMAVAHPDTGSFSTYADQAIGRWAGYTIGWLYWWFWVLVIPIEALAAGHVLNAWFPQVDSWIFALGSVLLLACTNLFSVAKYGEFEFWFAILKVTAILGFIGLGFAALLGWLPTREVSGLSTLMDEHGGFAPKGWSAVVGAFITVMFSFIGTEAVTIAASESSDPARNIAKATRSVIWRISTFYILSIFVIISVVPWNDPQLAVVGSYQRALEIMNIPNAALMVDFVVLIAVTSCMNSSIYIASRMMYSLAKRGDAPAMLKETSKVGVPRAAVFGSTLIGAAIAILNYFAPKGVFEFLLASSGAIALLVYLVIAISQLRMRGRLERENTNLKFRMWLFPYLTWAVILFISGALAVMMFTEEHRAEVTATLSLAIVISFLGIVTTRGHARAVGARSMG